CGCGCCGCGAAACAGATGTGAGCGCTCCTTAACCCAGTCGAAGAAAGAGTCTGCACCGGCAGAACCGACGCCCTGACGGCGGATCAGTTTCATCTCAATCCAGGTGGCATTGATGCTTTCCCAGACTTCAGACGACAGGCTGCCGCGCACGGCATGCGCATTGTTCCAGGCCATTTGCAGGCAACTGAAAATGCTGCTGTGGTTGAAACTGTCCAGTGCGAAAAAGTTGAGCAGATTGCTCATCGATTCCTGCGGATAGTGCTCACTGAATAACGTGCGGGTGCCGGTCATGGTCAGCGGTACCAGCAGATCATTGTTTTCATCGCGGGCGTTGACGTCTCGGATCGACATCATCGACAGCTTGTTGGTCACGTCCAGCAGGCGTGCGATATTTTCGGCGCGTTCCAGATAACGCGCCATCCAGTACAGTTCGCTGGCTGTTCTGCTTAGCATGCGTCATCCTCCGTTGGATTTTCTTCCAGCACCCAGGTGTCCTTGGTGCCGCCGCCCTGTGATGAGTTCACCACCAGCGAGCCTTCTGCCAGCGCCACGCGGGTTAAGCCGCCCGGTACCAGACGGATTTCCGCGCCGGTCAGGGCAAAAGGCCGCAGGTCGATATGTCGCGGTGCCAGTCCGTTGCCGACAAACGTCGGGCAGGTGGAAAGCGCCAGTGTTTCCTGAGCGATGTAGTTTTCCGGGCGGGTACGCAGCAAATCGCGGAAGCGTTCAATTTCCGCTTTGCTGGCGGTCGGGCCAATCAGCATGCCGTAACCGCCTGCGCCATGAACCTCCTTCACCACCATTTTTTCCAGATTCGCCAGCACGAAAGACAGATCGCTTTCCTTGCGGCATTGCCAGGTCGGCACGTTATTGAGGATCGGATTTTCCGCCAGATAGTAGCGGATCATCTCCGGCACATACGGGTAGATCGATTTGTCATCGGCTACGCCGGTGCCGATCGCATTCGCCAGCACCACGCCACCGGACCGATAAACTGAAAGCAGGCCGGGAACGCCGAGCATGGAATCGGCGCGGAACGCCAGCGGATCGAGGAAGGCATCGTCGATACGCCGGTAAATCACGTCAATTTTGCAGGGGCCGGCGGTGGTGCGCATAAACACCGCGCCGTCTTTCACGAACAAATCGACGCTTTCCACCAGTTCAACGCCCATTTGCTGGGCGAGGAAACTGTGCTCGAAATAGGCACTGTTAAAGCGGCCTGGCGTCAGTACAACAACGGTCGGATCGTTGACCGGCGTGCTTTCGCGCAGGGTTTGCAGTAAGTGAGAAGGGTAACGGGACACCGGCGCAATACGTTGTTCGGCAAACAGTTCGGGGTATAACCGCATCATCATCTTGCGGTTTTCCATCATGTACGACACGCCGGACGGCGTACGCAGGTTGTCTTCCAGCACGTAATATTTGCCATCGCCGCCGCGCACCATATCCGTTCCGGCAATGTGGGCGTAAGTATCGCGATGAAGATCAATGCCCTGCATGCACGGCTGATACTGATCGTTGGCCAGCACCTGTTCCGCCGGGACGATCCCTGCTTTGAGGATCTTCTGGTCGTGGTAAATATCATGCAGAAAAGCATTCAGCGCCTGAACCCGCTGGCAGATCCCGCGATCGAGCATTTGCCATTCGCTGGCCGGAATAATACGCGGCACGCTGTCGAACGGGATCAGCCGTTCCGCACCATCATCTTCGCCGTAAACGTTAAAGGTAATTCCCACCCGATGGAACAACAGCGCAGCTTCCTCTTTTTTGCGCTGGACTGCCTGTTGATCAGCTTGCTGCAACCACTGCCAGTAGGCCTGATAATGGCTACGGTGCTTGCCATCCGCCATTAACATCTCATCAAAAAAGGGTGAATCGGAAAGGTCAATCTTGATCATCATCACCTCACAAACTGGACAGGCTGCAATTGAATCGTTCAATAACAATGAAGATCAGGCATAAAGTGTGCCAGCGTGCAAAACGGGCTGAAAATCGGGGGAAAACAGACGGGACTGCTTAATTATAGAGCGTGAAAGGGTTTCTTTGCCTGAAAATGGGGCAAAAAAAACCAGCCCGCAGGCTGGTCTGGTGCATGGCTGGCGCGAATTAACGGCGGACGGCGATGGCTTCGATTTCGATTTTTACGTCTTTTGGCAGACGGGCAACTTCAACGCAGGAACGCGCCGGGAACGGAGCGTTGTGTTCAGTGAAGAACGCTTCGTACGTGGCGTTAACGGTGGCGAAGTCATTCAGATCTTTCACGAAAACGGTAGTTTTGACGATGTCTGAAACTTTCAGGCCAGCGGCTTCAACGATCGCCTGCACGTTTTGCAGTGACTGACGTGCCTGCGCAGCGATGTCGTCGGCGACAGCGCCGGTTTTAGGATCCACAGGGATCTGGCCGGAAGTGATGATCATGCTGCCCAGATCCACGCCCTGAACGTAAGGACCGATAGCGGCAGGGGCGTTTTCAGTGCTGATTTCGCGGGACATAATGTCTCCTGATTTGAGTTAAGGTGAATAAAAAATTATCCCTCAGTATAAAGGGTTAATCATTGTTCAGCACCACCTGATGCTCAAACTCTTTCTCGCAGTATTTGCATTTCAGGTGCACTCCGTCCGCACGCTGCTTGACTGCAAAGCTGGAATCCACCGGTTCAAAACGGCTGATGCAGTTGCCGTTCGGGCAGCGCAGCACGCCGACAATACGGTCCGGCAGCGTCGGCATCAGCTTCTTCACCACGTCGTAATTGTCGATGCGGTTCACCGTCGCACGCGGGGCATATACCGCCAGCTGATTAACCTGTTCGTCGGTCAGGAAGGTGTTTTCGATTTTGATGATGTCTTTACGGCCGAGTTCGCCGGACGGCAGGTTCAGGCCGACGGTCACACGTTGTTCAGTCTGGGTAAACTTGAACAGAGACAGCAATTTAAACCCGACCTGTGCCGGAATATGGTCGATAACGGTACCGCATTTGATCGCTTCAACCTGAAGTTTATTGTCGTGCGTCATAAAGTTTTCTCCTCAAGTTTACTGTGCAGTGTCTGCGTTCAGAACCAGCGCCAGCAAAGCCTGACGCGCAAAAATCCCGTTTCCGGCCTGCTGGAAATACCAGGCGTATGGCGTCTTATCCACATCCGGCGTGATTTCATCGATACGCGGCAGCGGATGCAGTACTTTCAGGTGCGGCTGAGCATTCGTCAGGTCGGCAGCGCGCAGCACAAACTGGGCTTTCACATTGGCATATTCCGACGGATCCAGACGCTCTTTCTGTACGCGGGTCATGTACAGGATGTCGATTTCAGAAACCACTTCATCAATGCTGCTGTGCAGGCTGTATTCGATGCCTTTCTCTTCCAGCAGGCTCAGGATATAGCCCGGCATTGCCAGCGCATCCGGGGCGATAAAGTAGAAGCGGTTACCGTTAAATTTCGCCAGCGCCTGTGCCAGAGAATGCACCGTGCGGCCATATTTCAGGTCACCGACCATGGCGATTTTTATGTTGTCGAGACGTCCCTGCGTTTCCTGAATGGTGAACAAATCCAGCAGGGTTTGCGTCGGATGCTGGTTCGCACCGTCCCCGGCGTTGAGCACCGGAATACCGCCGGAGAATTCGGTTGCGAGACGTGCCGCGCCTTCCTGCGGGTGACGCATCACAATCGCATCGACATACGTGCTGATGACCGAAATGGTGTCGGCCAGCGTCTCGCCTTTTTTACCCAGCGACGTGTTGCTGCTGTCGGAGAAACCGACCACCGAGGCACCCAGACGATGCATTGAGGTTTCAAACGACAGGCGGGTGCGGGTTGAGGCTTCGAAGAAACAACTGGCGATCACTTTGTGTTTCAGCAATTCAGGCTGCGGGTTGGCTTTCAGGCTGGCAGCTGTATCGAGAACCAGCTCCAGCTCTTCGCGACTGAGATCGTTGATCGAAATGATGTCTTTCTGATACAGCGGATTGGCCATAGTCATTCTCCTGTTCTTTACGCGTAAAAAGTGGGGCACTCAAATTCCGGACAAAAAAAAGCCCCTCAATGAGGGGCTTTCAATAAAACGGTAATACCACGGAAGAACAACGGCAGCGGGCTGCCTGATGGCACGGCGTTTGGTCGATCATCTGAGCACAAAACGTGGCGATTGTTCATGGGTTCTCCCGGCAAATTGTGGCGCATTATAGGCGGCTCACTGACGGCGTCAAGCGGAAAAATGGCCTAGGGCAAACGGTTGCTGCTGTGGTTTTCCTTTATCGCCAGTATCCGCCTGATTGTCCTGCAAACTCTGTCCAGTGCTGTCGTTTCCCGTGGTGCTACCAGCACGGAAGTGCTCGACGCGATCACCCCGAGTACCTCCGGCAAACGGTGCTGATCGATAATCCGTCCCACGGCGCGGCCATAGCCCGACATGACATGGACCACCACAAACTGAGGGTTGTGATCCACATCGGTGACCATTTCGCTTACTGACCTCAGGGCATCAGGAACAAGCTGAGACTGCTCATTCAGGGCATAAATCTTTTTGCCTTTGGCATTCTGCACCTTCATCACACCCAGCGTTTTCAGTAATTGTGAAATGGTGGACTGGCCGATATTCCGGTATCCCGCCCGCTGGAATTCCTGCCGCAATTCTTCCTGTGATGAAAAACTCCGGCTGGCAATCAGCTGATGGCAGAGGATCAGTTGCTGGTGTTCTTTTTCAAGTGCAGACAACGTTCTTTTCATGGTTATATTCCCGGTAAATAAAAGGACGTCAACATGGCAAAAAAATCATTTTCTACAAAGACTTAAATCAAAGAACCGAGACTTAACGCTAACATCAGTAATACCAGTAATATCCCCAGTAAAGGTGCGACCCATTTCA
The Rahnella variigena genome window above contains:
- the pyrI gene encoding aspartate carbamoyltransferase regulatory subunit, with translation MTHDNKLQVEAIKCGTVIDHIPAQVGFKLLSLFKFTQTEQRVTVGLNLPSGELGRKDIIKIENTFLTDEQVNQLAVYAPRATVNRIDNYDVVKKLMPTLPDRIVGVLRCPNGNCISRFEPVDSSFAVKQRADGVHLKCKYCEKEFEHQVVLNND
- a CDS encoding arginine repressor, with the translated sequence MKRTLSALEKEHQQLILCHQLIASRSFSSQEELRQEFQRAGYRNIGQSTISQLLKTLGVMKVQNAKGKKIYALNEQSQLVPDALRSVSEMVTDVDHNPQFVVVHVMSGYGRAVGRIIDQHRLPEVLGVIASSTSVLVAPRETTALDRVCRTIRRILAIKENHSSNRLP
- a CDS encoding circularly permuted type 2 ATP-grasp protein; translated protein: MIKIDLSDSPFFDEMLMADGKHRSHYQAYWQWLQQADQQAVQRKKEEAALLFHRVGITFNVYGEDDGAERLIPFDSVPRIIPASEWQMLDRGICQRVQALNAFLHDIYHDQKILKAGIVPAEQVLANDQYQPCMQGIDLHRDTYAHIAGTDMVRGGDGKYYVLEDNLRTPSGVSYMMENRKMMMRLYPELFAEQRIAPVSRYPSHLLQTLRESTPVNDPTVVVLTPGRFNSAYFEHSFLAQQMGVELVESVDLFVKDGAVFMRTTAGPCKIDVIYRRIDDAFLDPLAFRADSMLGVPGLLSVYRSGGVVLANAIGTGVADDKSIYPYVPEMIRYYLAENPILNNVPTWQCRKESDLSFVLANLEKMVVKEVHGAGGYGMLIGPTASKAEIERFRDLLRTRPENYIAQETLALSTCPTFVGNGLAPRHIDLRPFALTGAEIRLVPGGLTRVALAEGSLVVNSSQGGGTKDTWVLEENPTEDDAC
- the ridA gene encoding 2-iminobutanoate/2-iminopropanoate deaminase — its product is MSREISTENAPAAIGPYVQGVDLGSMIITSGQIPVDPKTGAVADDIAAQARQSLQNVQAIVEAAGLKVSDIVKTTVFVKDLNDFATVNATYEAFFTEHNAPFPARSCVEVARLPKDVKIEIEAIAVRR
- the pyrB gene encoding aspartate carbamoyltransferase, with the protein product MANPLYQKDIISINDLSREELELVLDTAASLKANPQPELLKHKVIASCFFEASTRTRLSFETSMHRLGASVVGFSDSSNTSLGKKGETLADTISVISTYVDAIVMRHPQEGAARLATEFSGGIPVLNAGDGANQHPTQTLLDLFTIQETQGRLDNIKIAMVGDLKYGRTVHSLAQALAKFNGNRFYFIAPDALAMPGYILSLLEEKGIEYSLHSSIDEVVSEIDILYMTRVQKERLDPSEYANVKAQFVLRAADLTNAQPHLKVLHPLPRIDEITPDVDKTPYAWYFQQAGNGIFARQALLALVLNADTAQ